A DNA window from Gigantopelta aegis isolate Gae_Host chromosome 4, Gae_host_genome, whole genome shotgun sequence contains the following coding sequences:
- the LOC121370178 gene encoding mucin-2-like, which produces MLYHAAVWVLLGLAVQAEPLVNPFAEVKLDTIYATSGFRGLKSNMDHDIPTVSVMAGSDVSFHCWVEVSSKRRVAIYFTWLYKSDPVRIPRFNHTQLVTQSNDGRDHHAVIRILNLQPADSGVFSCVVSKKDTGKTLIKRIRLKVKSPLPIQPMITPLSSTVAPGTPVNLTCVVPGSTAGDNSLDDVKFLLNEEKLESSKMTRLNSTAVYITVNPSVTSLYYCELEDTKSKPARIYVVNIVNITTSSPATTSHTTTGWRPTTTTSSTTSDVTTTVRTTNTTTVAKTPETTSTTLQATTSTTLQATTSASLQATTSTTPQATSSTTPQATTSKTPQPTTSKTTTSNTPQPTTSKTPQPSTSKAPQTITTNTQQITTTTTPQTITTTTPQTITTTTPQVTTSKTTQPATSKTTQPTTTKTPQTITTTTPQTTTKTTQTITTTIPQATTTKTTQTLLLLLKLHKQ; this is translated from the exons ATGTTGTACCACGCAGCAGTGTGGGTACTGTTGGGCTTGGCGGTACAGGCGGAACCTTTAGTGAACCCAT tTGCGGAAGTCAAACTTGACACGATCTACGCCACATCTGGCTTCAGAGGTTTGAAATCCAACATGGACCACGACATTCCGACAGTGAGCGTCATGGCTGGGTCTGACGTGTCGTTTCACTGTTGGGTGGAGGTATCCTCTAAAAGACGTGTCGCCATATATTTCACGTGGCTCTATAAAAGCGATCCTGTCAGAATACCTCGCTTTAACCATACACAGTTGGTGACCCAGTCAAATGACGGTAGAGACCATCACGCAGTAATTCGCATTTTAAACCTACAGCCAGCCGATTCAG GAGTATTCAGCTGCGTTGTTTCTAAGAAAGATACAGGGAAGACACTTATTAAAAGAATACGACTGAAAGTTAAATCACCACTCCCCATCCAGCCCATGATAACGCCACTCAGCTCGACCGTGGCTCCAGGAACTCCTGTCAACCTCACGTGTGTGGTACCGGGCTCGACGGCGGGAGACAACTCTCTTGATGATGTTAAATTTCTTCTTAACGAGGAGAAACTCGAATCCTCCAAAA TGACGAGACTCAACTCAACTGCTGTGTACATCACAGTGAACCCCAGTGTTACTTCGCTCTACTATTGTGAGCTGGAAGACACGAAGAGTAAACCGGCCCGAATATACGTTGTAAACATTGTAAACATCACCACAAGCTCCCCGGCAACAACTAGCCATACGACTACTGGCTGGCGTCCTACAACAACAACGTCTTCCACCACCAGTGACGTTACAACAACTGTTAGAACCACAAACACAACGACAGTGGCTAAAACCCCAGAAACGACTAGTACAACTCTACAAGCAACAACTTCTACAACTCTACAAGCAACAACTTCTGCAAGTCTACAAGCAACAACTTCTACAACTCCACAAGCAACAAGTTCTACAACTCCACAAGCAACAACTTCTAAAACTCCACAACCAACAACTTCTAAAACAACAACTTCTAATACTCCACAACCAACAACTTCTAAAACTCCACAACCATCAACTTCTAAAGCTCCACAAACAATAACTACTAACACTCAACAAataacaactactacaactCCACAGACAATAACTACTACAACTCCACAAacaataactactactactccaCAAGTAACAACTTCTAAAACTACACAACCAGCAACTTCTAAAACTACACAACCAACAACTACTAAAACTCCACAAacaataactactactactccaCAAACAACTACTAAAACTACACAAACAATAACTACTACTATTCCACAAGCAACAACTACTAAAACTACacaaacactactactactactaaaactccACAAacaataa